CCTTGCCAGGGTTGCGCAGGCAAAAGTTCTTCACGCCTTCCGAGAGCGTGGCCGTTTCTCCGGCTTGAATCCCGTCCAGGTAGTCGAGCATCCGCCACAGGTTCCGCCGCCCGCGCAGCACCGGCCCCGGCGTGCGGAGCGGCTGCCCGAGCGTCTCGATCTTCACGCGATCCGCCCGGCACAGCCCGACAAAACCCAGCGACCCGGCAAGTTGCTTCGCGTAGCGCAGCTTGCTCGGTTCGCCGAAATCCATCGACATGCTGGCGTCGATCAGCACGTACACGTGCAGATCCTCTTCCTCCATAAACATCTTGAGAAACAGTTTCTCCAGCCGCGCGTAGAGGTTCCAATCAATGAACCTCAAATCGTCCCCCGCCACATAGGGGCGAAAGTCGGCGAACTCGACGCTCTGCCCTTTGCGCTTGCTGCGCCGCTCCCCTTTCATGCGCCCACGAAAGACCTTGCGGCTCACAAGCTCCATTTGCTCGAGCTGGGCGAGGAGTTCGGGGGAGAGGAGGGGAACAGAGGTAGTGGACATGAGCGAAATGATGAATGACGAATGATGAATAATTAACGGAGAGCGGGCGGAAACGCGTTTGCGAATGTGGTTACAGCGATGAACGCATGTGGGGATCTGCTCTACCCATTCATCGTTCATCATTCTGCATTCGTTACGCCGCTTTCGCCTCATCACTCTTCTCCGGGCAGCGTTCCAGAATATCCAACAACACCTGGTCCGGTTCGATGCCTTCCGCCTGCGCTTCGAAGTTCAGCAGCACGCGGTGGCGCATGGCCGGCAGGAACACGCGCCGCACGTCTTCGAAGCTGACGTTGTAGCGGCCTTCCAGCAGGGCGCGGACTTTCGAGGCCAGCGCCATCGTCTGCGCGCCGCGCGGGCTGGAGCCCCAGCGGATGTATTGATTCGTGATCGGCAATGCGTATGGGCCGTTCGGGTGCGTCGACAGGATCAGCCGCACGATGTAGTCCTGAACATGCGGTGCGATGATCACTTCCCGGATCAGCGATTGCCACTGCAAGATTTCCTTGCCGTCCATCACCTTCTCCGGCGTGGGGAACTCGCCGCGCGTGGTGCGGTCGATGATCGTCGACAGTTCCTGCTTCGACGAATAGCCCACGACCAGCTTAAAGAAGAACCGGTCGAGCTGGGCTTCCGGCAGCGGGTAGGTCCCTTCCTGCTCGATGGGATTCTGCGTGGCCATCACGAAAAACGGCCGGTCGAGTTGATGACGGTGCCCGGCGATCGTGATGGTCCCTTCCTGCATCGTTTCTAGCATGGCCGACTGCGTTTTCGGCGTGGCGCGGTTGATTTCGTCCGCCAAACAGATCTGCGTAAACAGCGGGCCCTTCTGAAACTCGAACACGCGGCGCCCCTCGGGCGTTTCCATGACCATGTTCGTGCCCAGGATATCCGCCGGCATGAGGTCGGGCGTGAATTGAATGCGCGAGAAGTTCAAGTCCAAGGTCTGCGCCAACGAGCGGACCAACAACGTCTTGCCGAGCCCCGGCACGCCTTCCAGCAAACAATGCCCGCCGACGAACAAGCAGGTCAGCACGCCATGCACAATATCATCGTGCCCGACAATGACGCGGCCCAATTGCTCGCGCACGGCGCCGTAGCGCTTGACGAATTCCTCGGCGCGGGCCTGCATCGACTCGCTGATGTTCATGCGTTCCTCGTAAACTCGTGGGTGGCTGGATTTGATGGGTGTTGTGTTTTTCGATCTCGCGCTGTTTAAGCCCAGGGAAGGCCACCGAAGTCGAAGTTGTCACCGACGACTTGGAGGGCCTTCCCTGGGCTTTTACTTGTACAGCACCGCTGCCGCAACTTCTCAGTTC
The sequence above is drawn from the Planctomycetia bacterium genome and encodes:
- a CDS encoding DUF58 domain-containing protein, whose product is MSTTSVPLLSPELLAQLEQMELVSRKVFRGRMKGERRSKRKGQSVEFADFRPYVAGDDLRFIDWNLYARLEKLFLKMFMEEEDLHVYVLIDASMSMDFGEPSKLRYAKQLAGSLGFVGLCRADRVKIETLGQPLRTPGPVLRGRRNLWRMLDYLDGIQAGETATLSEGVKNFCLRNPGKGIVVLISDLMDKHGYEDALRYLVARQMDAYVIHVLSAEELEPELKGDLRLVDSEDSDIAEITISVPLLKRYKQTLAAFIDGARSFCTKRGMAYMLAQNQLPVEQLIGNYLRQRGLVR
- a CDS encoding MoxR family ATPase, with amino-acid sequence MNISESMQARAEEFVKRYGAVREQLGRVIVGHDDIVHGVLTCLFVGGHCLLEGVPGLGKTLLVRSLAQTLDLNFSRIQFTPDLMPADILGTNMVMETPEGRRVFEFQKGPLFTQICLADEINRATPKTQSAMLETMQEGTITIAGHRHQLDRPFFVMATQNPIEQEGTYPLPEAQLDRFFFKLVVGYSSKQELSTIIDRTTRGEFPTPEKVMDGKEILQWQSLIREVIIAPHVQDYIVRLILSTHPNGPYALPITNQYIRWGSSPRGAQTMALASKVRALLEGRYNVSFEDVRRVFLPAMRHRVLLNFEAQAEGIEPDQVLLDILERCPEKSDEAKAA